The region ACGGTCCACCTCCTCCAGCGCAAGGCCTCCAAGGTCGGCGCCGGACTCGGCAAGACCACCGGCTGGATCCACCGCACCGAACTCAAGCACCGGGGCGTCACCATGGTTCCGGGCGTCCAGTACGACCGGATCGACGACGCCGGACTGCATGTCACCGTCGAGGGCCACAGCCAGGTCCTGGAGGTCGACACCGTCGTGCTGTGCACCGGCCAGGAGCCGCGCCGCGACCTGTACGAGGAACTGTCCGCGGCGGGGCGCAGCGTGCACCTCATCGGCGGTGCCGACGTGGCCGCCGAGCTGGACGCCAAGCGCGCCATCAAGCAGGGCACGGAGCTGGCGGCGGCGCTGTGACCGGGCGAGCCGCGGCCGGGCGGTAGCGCCCGGGGCCTCGGTCCGGCGTCCCTAGGATGACCCCATGTCACTCCCGCACGCGATCCTCACCGCCCTGCTCGAGAAGCCGTCGTCGGGCCTCGAACTGACCCGGAGGTTCGACAAGTCGATCGGCTACTTCTGGTCGGCGACGCATCAGCAGATCTATCGCGAGCTGGGAAGACTGGAGTCCGAGGGCTACATCCGCGCCCTGCCGTCCGAACAGCCGGCCCGGGGGCAGAAGAAGAGCTACGAGGTGCTACCGGCGGGCCGCGACGAACTGGCCCGCTGGACCTCGGCATCCCAGGACCCCAGGCCCATGCGGGACACGATGCTGCTGCGGCTGCGCGCCTCGGCCGTCGTCGGCACCGCGGGCATCGAGACGGACCTGCGCCGCCATCTCGACCTGCACCAAAGGCAGTTGTCCGAGTACGAGCAGATCCAGAAGCGCGACTTCCCGCCCGGCAAGGATGCCCCCCAGGACCGGCTGCGGCATCTGGTGCTGCGGGCCGGAATCGACCTGGAGACCTTCTGGACCCAATGGCTGACCCATGCGCTGGACGAGTTCGAGCACCTCGACGAGCAGTCACCCGCACCCGAAGCCGTGCCTGATGCCGTGCCTGAAGACGTACGCGAATAGGGGCCGTCCTTTCGACCGGAGTCGGCCGTCCAACGGACCGGAGTCGGACGGACGGCCGCCGGTGCGACGGAGTCCGGGATCGGAGCTCAGAGCCGGTGGGGCTTGGCCCGGCGGCGCAGGAACCAGGCCGTCGCCACGACGCCCGACGTCACCAGCGCGCCGCCGCCCACCAGCGTGGCGGTCCTGTAGTCCTTGGTGGCCCCGCCGAGACCGCCCAGCACGCCGCGCGACGGCGAGGAGGGCAAGGAGGTCGAGGAGATTCTGGGGGGCGTGGAGATTCTGGGGACCGCGCTGGTCGAGACGATGATCGACTGCGTACCGGCCGTCGTCCCGTCCTGGCAGACCACGATGACGGTATAGGTGCCGGCGCTGACGTTGGACCAGACCGCCGACTGAGTGGTGCTCGTTCCGGACAACGGCATCTGGCGGCCTTGGGAGAAGTTCACCTGCCCACTGGCGAGCAGCGAGGCGCCGCCGAAACTACTGCCTTTGCTCGGGCAGGAATTGGTGGTGACCGAGACGCTGGACCCGCTGGTGCTCACCGAGATCCCCGAACCGAAGGCGGCGGCCGACGGAGCGGTCAGGGTGAGCGGAAGCGCAGCGACGGCGGTCACGGTCAGGCCGGAGCGGAGAAATATCTGAGAAGTACGCATAGGACTGCCCTCCAGCGGCACGGTTGGCGGTACATCCCATGCGCCGCCGAGGATTGGAAAGGCCCGTGCTGCCTCAGGGAGAGCCAATGCGCCCTGGGCTCGGGGCGCACGTGGACGGGGACCGGGCAGGTGACGAATTCGTTCGTCCGGCGGATGAATCCCGCGTTTTGCGGGTGATTCTCTCTGCGGTGATGACAGATGACAGATGACAGATGACGGGTGACAGATGGCGAAATCTGTCATCTGCTATCTGTCATCTGCTATCCGTCATCACCACGCGCGGCCCGCCTGCAGCAGCCGCTCCCGGACGACCGCCACGTGCGGGTTGTCCGACGCACCCGGCCGCTGGGTGAGGTAGCCGGTGTTGATGGGCGGTTCCTCGGGGGACAGCAGGGGCACCAGGGCACCGGAGGCCAGTGCTTCGAGGCACAGATAGCGGGGGAGCACGGTGATCCCGGCGCCCGCGACCACCGCGGCCAGCACGCCCCGCAGGTCGGGCACAGTGATCGAGGCCTGGCCGGTCAGTCGTACGCCGAACACGTGCCGCCAGTAGCGCCGGGCGATGGGCAGATCCTCGGCGTAGGTCACCAGGGGTGCCCCGTGCAGCGCGGCGGGCCCCTCGGCCGCCACCCGGGCCGGGTCGACGCGCTCGGCCCACGACGGGGCGGCGACGAGCACGAACTCCTCGTCCATCAGCGGCACGGCGGTCAGGGTGCGGCCGCGCGGCCGGGTCGTGGCGATGACCAGGTCGAAGCGGCCGCCGCGCAGCCCGGCCAGCAGCTCGTCGGTGAGGCCGGGAGTGACGCGCAGACGTACGCCCTGTGCGGTCAGCGGCGCCAGAGCGGGCAGGACGCGTGTGCACAGCAGCTCGGCCGGGCCTGCCAGGTGCACCGGGTCCGGTGGCTGGTCGGCGCCGGCCCCGCGGCGGTCCGCGACCGCCGCGAGCGCGTCCAGGGGCGCCGCGACTTCCGCGGCCAGTTCGTCGGCCACCGACGTGGGCACCACACCTCGTGGCTGCCGTTCGAACAGC is a window of Streptomyces mirabilis DNA encoding:
- a CDS encoding PadR family transcriptional regulator; amino-acid sequence: MSLPHAILTALLEKPSSGLELTRRFDKSIGYFWSATHQQIYRELGRLESEGYIRALPSEQPARGQKKSYEVLPAGRDELARWTSASQDPRPMRDTMLLRLRASAVVGTAGIETDLRRHLDLHQRQLSEYEQIQKRDFPPGKDAPQDRLRHLVLRAGIDLETFWTQWLTHALDEFEHLDEQSPAPEAVPDAVPEDVRE
- a CDS encoding LysR family transcriptional regulator, whose amino-acid sequence is MPHSEPDTSTAPLDISLLRTFLAVHRAGSFTAAARLLGLSQPTVTTQMRSLEEQLGRELFERQPRGVVPTSVADELAAEVAAPLDALAAVADRRGAGADQPPDPVHLAGPAELLCTRVLPALAPLTAQGVRLRVTPGLTDELLAGLRGGRFDLVIATTRPRGRTLTAVPLMDEEFVLVAAPSWAERVDPARVAAEGPAALHGAPLVTYAEDLPIARRYWRHVFGVRLTGQASITVPDLRGVLAAVVAGAGITVLPRYLCLEALASGALVPLLSPEEPPINTGYLTQRPGASDNPHVAVVRERLLQAGRAW